The following proteins are co-located in the Rhea pennata isolate bPtePen1 chromosome 2, bPtePen1.pri, whole genome shotgun sequence genome:
- the LOC134136651 gene encoding leucine-rich repeat and IQ domain-containing protein 4-like codes for MGPDPLWRYLTEHDPKYEGKKKLKISGRELASVPTQLFGMDQLQVLEMSPERESCLRYRLELLPREISHLKNLTLLYMDSNNLKKIPAEIGTLSHLERLTLSNNSLSSLPRETGALQRLHSLHLANNSLTELPAPICQLRSLTFLDLSDNKIGTIPPDIRHLEKLETLLLLFNSLETLPEDICVLRNLHTLWLGNNHLQSLPANFGDLVNLDWGYNYCSCNFEGNPLESPPPEVCSRGPEAVRDYFSSFHDAQRE; via the coding sequence ATGGGCCCTGATCCACTGTGGAGGTACCTTACAGAGCATGATCCAAAGTatgaagggaagaagaaacTCAAGATTTCAGGCAGAGAACTAGCGTCAGTTCCCACACAGCTCTTTGGCATGGACCAGCTGCAGGTCCTGGAGATGAGTCCCGAACGGGAGAGCTGCCTGAGGTACCGCTTGGAGCTGCTCCCCCGTGAGATCAGCCACCTGAAGAACCTAACCCTCCTTTACATGGACTCCAACaacctgaagaaaatccctgcTGAAATTGGCACCTTGAGTCACTTAGAGAGGCTCACTCTCAGCAATAACAGCCTGAGCTCTCTGCCCCGAGAAACTGGGGCACTGCAAAGGCTGCACAGCCTCCACCTGGCCAACAACAGCCTCACTGAGCTGCCTGCTCCCATCTGCCAGCTGAGGAGCCTCACCTTTCTGGACCTGAGTGACAACAAAATAGGCACAATCCCCCCCGATATTCGGCATCTGGAGAAGCTGGAAACGTTGCTATTGTTGTTCAACTCACTGGAGACTCTGCCAGAGGACATCTGTGTTTTAAGGAATTTGCACACACTTTGGCTGGGAAACAACCATCTCCAGTCCCTTCCAGCAAACTTTGGTGATCTGGTGAACCTGGACTGGGGATACAATTACTGTTCGTGCAATTTTGAGGGCAATCCACTGGAAAGTCCTCCCCCTGAAGTCTGCAGCAGAGGCCCTGAAGCGGTCAGAGACTATTTCTCATCATTTCATGATGCACAGAGGGAATAG